A genomic region of Colletotrichum destructivum chromosome 5, complete sequence contains the following coding sequences:
- a CDS encoding Putative P-type ATPase, HAD superfamily, P-type ATPase, transmembrane domain superfamily gives MASTNEQAPNAALAPANNSANDPEIPTLRTRWATRKMTIKSSNKKRLSLMHRAAHKKNNSEKSRSSGGTESLQTEHNVAHPDPEESNGGRKMFFNLPLPPELLDEEGHPSQHFPRNKIRTAKYTPLSFVPKNLWFQFQNIANIFFLFLVILVFFPIFGGTNPGLNSVPLIFIIAVTALKDAVEDYRRTILDIELNNAPVHRLRGWNNVNVEEDNVSLWRRVKKANTRFFGLIWHTIESVWSKKARRELAMRKSPQSLADAPRPSIETHVGPRDSFTSPRSGRDSFVSAREDIQMTPVPSPLPRQTLEVPQSDDDKRARQLMQRKGDVLNRNLPSKGEARFHKDHWKDLRVGDFVRIYNDDELPADIIVLSTSDPDGACYVETKNLDGETNLKVRQALRCGRALKHARDCERAQFWIESEPPQPNLYKYNGAIRWHQTFADEAEPELMTEPITIDNMLLRGCNLRNTEWALGVVAFTGHDTKIMINSGITPSKRARIAREMNYNVIYNFGFLFVLCILSAIINGVAWAKTDASLHFFDFGSIGDTAPMSGFITFWAALIVFQNLIPIALYITLEIVRLLQAIFIYSDIEMYYEPLDQPCIPKSWNISDDLGQIEYIFSDKTGTLTQNVMEFKKATINGQPYGEAYTEAQAGMQKRLGVDVEKEAAEARAEIADAKLRAIDSLRNLHDNPYLHDEDLTFIAPDYVSDLAGDSGKEQQIANEHFMLCLALCHTVIAEKVPGSPPKMLFKAQSPDEAALVATARDMGFTVLGSSHEGINLNVMGEDRFYPILNTIEFNSSRKRMSAIVRMPDNRILLICKGADSIIYSRLKRGEQQELRKVTAEHLEMFAREGLRTLCIAQRELTEHQYQAWRKEYDAAASALEHREEKMEEVADHLERELTLLGGTAIEDRLQDGVPDTIALLGDAGIKLWVLTGDKVETAINIGFSCNLLNNDMELIHLKVDEDETGETPDEHFLGTLEQELDRYLHAFGMKGDDDDLAKAKKNHEPPGPTHGLVIDGFSLKWVLHDALKQKFLLLCKQCKSVLCCRVSPAQKAAVVSMVKNGLDVMTLSIGDGANDVAMIQEADVGVGIAGEEGRQAVMSSDYAIAQFRFLSRLVLVHGRWSYRRLGETVANFFYKNVVWVFGIFWYQIYCDFDITYIYEYTYILLFNLLFTSVPVVVMGVLDQDVSDKVSLAVPQLYRRGIERAEWTQTKFWLYMLDGVYQSVMVFYIPYLTVVSTSFVTKNGLNIEDRTRLGAYIAHPAVFVINGYILINTYRWDWIMILIVVLSDLTIFIVTGIYTATEGSMFFYQAAPQVYAQASFWAVFFIVPVISLFPRFAIKAIQKVYFPYDVDIIREQERQGKFSRLTQSDEATVIGEQEASKTPSNSSDSSRKGKHMHYASVDEDRRPIYPPSVATHTTHNPRSQNGSDGTNYTGHRQSMDMVHTQSLDMTPPMRSSFERTRPSYDRARPSYDRIRASMDRTRASFEASNDFTSAARLSRIESSQSYSDRFHPRRLRGLSLTKSANI, from the exons ATGGCGTCCACGAACGAACAAGCGCCCAACGCCGCTCTCGCCCCTGCTAACAACTCTGCCAACGACCCTGAGATCCCCACGTTGCGGACAAGATGGGCAACCCGCAAAATGACAATAAAGAGCAGCAACAAGAAGAGGCTCTCCCTCATGCATCGCGCCGCTCACAAGAAAAACAACAGTGAAAAGAGCCGCAGCTCGGGCGGCACCGAATCGCTACAGACAGAACATAACGTCGCTCACCCCGACCCCGAAGAAAGCAATGGCGGCAGGAAAATGTTCTTTAATCTACCTTTGCCTCCGGAGCttctggacgaggagggccatCCGAGCCAACACTTTCCGCGGAACAAGATTCGGACCGCCAAGTATACCCCTCTCAGTTTCGTGCCAAAGAATCTGTGGTTTCAATTCCAGAACATCGCCAACAtattcttcctcttcctcgtcatcttggTG TTTTTCCCCATCTTTGGTGGCACGAATCCAGGCCTTAACTCAGTGCCCCTCATCTTCATTATCGCCGTCACTGCGCTCAAGGATGCCGTCGAAGATTATCGCCGTACTATTCTTGACATAGAGCTGAACAATGCCCCCGTCCATCGCCTGCGGGGTTGGaacaacgtcaacgtcgaggaggacaaTGTTTCCCTCTGGAGACgcgtcaagaaggccaaTACTCGATTTTTTGGGCTCATATGGCACACCATCGAGAGTGTATGGTCCAAGAAGGCCAGGCGAGAGTTGGCGATGCGCAAGAGCCCGCAATCCCTCGCAGACGCGCCGCGACCTTCGATCGAAACCCACGTGGGCCCCCGGGACTCCTTCACCTCGCCGCGATCCGGTCGTGACTCGTTCGTTTCCGCGCGCGAGGATATCCAGATGACTCCTGTCCCGTCTCCGCTACCCCGTCAGACCCTGGAGGTGCCTCAGTCAGATGATGATAAGCGGGCGAGACAGTTGATGCAGCGAAAAGGAGACGTCTTGAACCGCAACCTCCCGAGCAAGGGCGAGGCCCGATTCCACAAAGACCACTGGAAAGACCTTAGGGTGGGCGACTTTGTGCGAATctacaacgacgacgagcttcCAGCCGACATCATTGTTTTGTCGACGTCCGACCCTGATGGGGCGTGCTACGTCGAGACGAAGAATTTGGACGGCGAGACGAACTTGAAGGTGCGGCAAGCCCTCAGATGTGGCCGAGCGCTGAAGCACGCGAGGGACTGCGAAAGAGCCCAGTTCTGGATCGAGAGCGAACCTCCTCAGCCCAACCTTTACAAGTATAACGGTGCTATCAGATGGCATCAGACattcgccgacgaggcggagcCTGAACTCATGACCGAGCCTATTACGATTGACAACATGCTCCTCCGAGGATGCAACCTCAGAAACACGGAATGGGCGCTTGGTGTAGTCGCTTTTACTGGACACGACACTAAAATTATGATCAACTCAGGCATCACACCTAGCAAGCGCGCCAGAATTGCTCGGGAGATGAACTACAACGTTATCTATAACTTCGGCTTTCTCTTTGTCCTGTGCATTCTGtcggccatcatcaacggAGTGGCGTGGGCGAAGACAGATGCTTCATTGCACTTTTTCGACTTTGGGTCTATAGGAGACACCGCGCCCATGTCCGGCTTCATTACTTTTTGGGCTGCCCTCATCGTATTCCAGAACCTGATCCCCATCGCTCTTTACATCACTCTCGAAATCGTCCGACTGCTTCAGGCAATCTTCATCTACAGCGATATCGAGATGTACTACGAGCCGCTAGACCAGCCTTGCATTCCCAAGTCCTGGAATATCTCCGACGACCTGGGCCAGATCGAATACATCTTCTCGGACAAGACCGGCACATTGACTCAAAACGTAATGGAGTTCAAGAAAGCGACCATTAATGGGCAGCCGTACGGCGAAGCATACACGGAGGCACAGGCTGGCATGCAAAAGCGACTgggcgtcgatgtcgagaaggaggctgCCGAAGCCCGGGCTGAGATTGCAGACGCAAAACTCCGTGCGATTGACAGCCTCAGGAACCTGCACGACAATCCCTACCTTCATGACGAGGACCTTACTTTCATCGCTCCTGACTATGTTTCCGATTTGGCTGGCGACTCCGGCAAGGAGCAACAAATAGCAAACGAGCACTTCATGCTTTGCCTTGCATTGTGTCACACAGTCATTGCAGAGAAGGTGCCtggctcgccgccgaagatGCTTTTCAAGGCGCAGTCCCCCGACGAGGCGGCACTCGTCGCGACAGCCCGCGATATGGGCTTCACCGTACTCGGCAGCTCCCATGAGGGTATCAATCTGAACGTCATGGGCGAGGATCGGTTTTACCCCATACTCAATACTATCGAGTTCAACTCAAGCAGAAAGCGGATGAGTGCGATCGTACGGATGCCCGACAACCGTATTCTCCTCATCTGCAAGGGCGCAGACAGCATCATCTACTCGCGTCTCAAGAGGGGTGAACAACAAGAGCTTCGCAAGGTCACCGCCGAGCACCTTGAGATGTTTGCTCGCGAGGGCCTGAGAACGCTCTGTATTGCCCAGCGTGAACTCACCGAGCATCAATACCAGGCTTGGCGCAAGGAATACGATGCCGCTGCCTCGGCTCTCGAACATagagaggagaagatggaggaggttGCTGACCATCTCGAACGGGAGCTGACTTTGCTCGGAGGAACCGCCATTGAGGACAGACTACAAGATGGCGTGCCGGACACCATCGCCCTACTTGGTGATGCCGGTATCAAGCTCTGGGTCCTCACCGGCGACAAGGTGGAGACGGCCATCAACATAGGATTCTCTTGCAACCTCCTGAACAACGACATGGAACTCATCCACCTCAaggttgacgaagacgagacCGGCGAAACTCCCGATGAGCACTTCCTCGGCACTTTGGAACAGGAACTCGACAGATACCTTCACGCTTTTGGCAtgaagggcgacgacgatgatttggccaaggcgaagaagaaccACGAGCCGCCCGGCCCAACGCATGGTCTCGTTATTGACGGCTTTTCTCTCAAGTGGGTTCTCCACGACGCCCTGAAACAAAAGTTTTTGCTTCTTTGCAAGCAGTGCAAGTCGGTTCTTTGCTGTCGTGTGAGCCCTGCTCAAAAAGCCGCCGTGGTCTCGATGGTGAAAAACGGTCTCGATGTCATGACCCTCTCCATCGGAGACGGTGCTAACGACGTCGCCATGATCCAAGAGGCCGACGTGGGTGTCGGCATTGCTGGCGAGGAAGGTCGACAAGCCGTCATGTCATCAGACTACGCCATCGCTCAGTTCCGGTTCCTGTCGCGGTTGGTGCTCGTTCATGGTCGATGGTCATACCGACGTCTCGGAGAGACCGTTGCCAACTTTTTCTACAAGAACGTGGTTTGGGTGTTTGGTATCTTCTGGTACCAAATCTACTGCGATTTTGACATTACGTACATCTACGAGTATACCTACATTCTGCTGTTCAACCTGCTGTTCACCTCGGTCCCAGTCGTTGTCATGGGCGTTTTGGACCAGGACGTTTCAGACAAGGTCTCGCTCGCAGTACCTCAACTGTACCGTCGGGGTATTGAGCGAGCGGAGTGGACGCAGACCAAGTTTTG GCTTTACATGCTTGACGGCGTCTACCAGTCTGTTATGGTTTTTTATATTCCGTACTTGACAGTGGTTAGCACAAGCTTCGTGACCAAGAACGGCTTGAACATTGAAGATAGGACACGACTCGGCGCTTACATCGCGCACCCCGCAGTTTTCGTCATCAACGGGTACATCCTTATCAATACGTACCGTTGGGACTGGATCATGATCTTGATTGTGGTCTTGAGCGACCTAACGATCTTTATCGTCACCGGCATCTACACGGCTACCGAAGGATCCATGTTCTTTTACCAGGCCGCGCCGCAGGTCTACGCCCAGGCATCCTTTTgggccgtcttcttcatcgtacCCGTCATTAGCCTCTTCCCCCGGTTCGCAATCAAGGCGATTCAAAAGGTGTACTTCCCTtacgacgtcgacatcatccGCGAGCAAGAGCGACAGGGCAAATTCTCTCGTCTCACCCAGAGCGACGAGGCAACGGTCATTGGGGAGCAGGAGGCGAGCAAGACGCCGTCAAACTCGTCGGACAGCTCGCGCAAGGGTAAGCATATGCACTATGCCAGTGTGGATGAGGACAGAAGGCCAATCTATCCACCTTCAGTTGCGACACACACGACGCACAATCCGCGCAGCCAGAATGGCAGCGACGGCACCAACTACACGGGCCATCGTCAATCGATGGACATGGTACACACGCAGTCCCTCGACATGACTCCTCCGATGCGATCCTCGTTCGAACGAACCCGTCCCTCCTACGACCGAGCCAGACCGTCCTACGACCGAATACGAGCCTCAATGGACCGCACGCGAGCCAGTTTCGAGGCCAGCAATGACTTTACGTCGGCCGCTCGCCTCTCCCGAATAGAGTCTAGCCAGTCGTACAGCGACCGATTCCATCCGCGAAGACTACGAGGTCTATCATTGACCAAGAGCGCCAATATCTAG